A window of Brevibacillus sp. DP1.3A genomic DNA:
TTAATGTTAAAGCTGTCGTCGCTGGACATGATGGTGATGTCCCAGCAAATACGATTACGCTATTTCCGGTCACTCTTGCAGGCTTTACCGCTGTCAACAATCCCCAACCAACAATCGATGGCTTTAACGCTGAATCAGACGAAGACCTGCTCCAGAGGTACTATGAACGAGTAAGAACACCTGCCACAAGCGGGAACAAAGCGCACTATAAAAATTGGGCAAAGGAAGTGCCTGGCGTAGGGGATGCCCGGATCATATCACTTTGGAAAGGCGACAACACCGTAAAAGTTATTATCATCGATAGTGAAAAAAGGCCCGCAAGCGAGACGATTGTCGCTGCTGTTCAAAATCACATCGATCCTGGTAGTACAGGTAAGGGCGAAGGGGCTGCACCGATGGGAGCTTTTACCACGGTAGTAAGTGCAGCAGCTGTAGCGATAAATGTTTCGGTTACGGTTTCCATTTCCGCAGGGTATACCATTCAACAAGTGATGGACAACATCACTGTGCGTTTGACAGAACATCTACAGGAGATTGCTTTTGTGGAATCTATCGTCAGCTACGCAAAAGTAGGCGCGACGATATTGGACAGTGAAGGCGTCACCGACTACACCGACTTGCTTGTGAATAACGCCACGGTAAATGTTCCGATCAAGTATGAGGAAGTGGCCGTGGTAGGGGCGGTGGTCGTCAATGGCTAGAGCGGATGACATGCTGAAACGATTGCAGCCGTTCCAGCGGAAATCAAAAGTGTTTAAAGCCATTTTTGATGCCGAGGCTACGCAGTTTGATAAACGAGAGGCGATCATTGCCGACCTACACAATCAAATGTCTGTAGATACCGCGACATGGGCCTTATCCATCTATGAAAGAGAGCTCGGCATTCCGGTAGATTTGAGTAAGGCAATCGATTTGCGTAGATCACATATCAAATCAAAAATGCGTGGGGTCGGTAAGTTCTCAGCCAGCATGGCGCTTGCTATTGCCAGTGCATTTTCTGACCATGTCAGTGATGTATCGTTTGACGGACGGA
This region includes:
- a CDS encoding baseplate J/gp47 family protein, whose amino-acid sequence is MADKDQTLIESLASIPVTYDKSVGSPIYDTLATAAEQFAKIDANIDAVRQKLSIDKLTGDELAQRIKERTGIERKAATHSRGSVTVTGTGTIFTGDLFETAGSTQFQAIETKAITDNGTVNVKAVVAGHDGDVPANTITLFPVTLAGFTAVNNPQPTIDGFNAESDEDLLQRYYERVRTPATSGNKAHYKNWAKEVPGVGDARIISLWKGDNTVKVIIIDSEKRPASETIVAAVQNHIDPGSTGKGEGAAPMGAFTTVVSAAAVAINVSVTVSISAGYTIQQVMDNITVRLTEHLQEIAFVESIVSYAKVGATILDSEGVTDYTDLLVNNATVNVPIKYEEVAVVGAVVVNG
- a CDS encoding putative phage tail protein; the protein is MARADDMLKRLQPFQRKSKVFKAIFDAEATQFDKREAIIADLHNQMSVDTATWALSIYERELGIPVDLSKAIDLRRSHIKSKMRGVGKFSASMALAIASAFSDHVSDVSFDGRIRIHFEGAADLSLTEIGKALEEQKPAHLACDYQAANYKSEVAFVSPHTPIALISTYQACGTFSAGGEYEL